A section of the Microbacterium sp. MM2322 genome encodes:
- a CDS encoding Sir2 family NAD-dependent protein deacetylase has product MSVLDLDAATTAAVERAISALAGHRIAVLTGAGLSTDSGIPDYRGKGAPVRTPMTAQDFLADDASRRRYWVGSHLGWRTFAAASPNQGHRALADLESAGIATGVITQNVDGLHVRAGSRRVVELHGTMRRVSCLRCGQVFDRRDLAVRIERDNPWITVPENVELGPDGDVLPGASDGFIVPDCSVCGGMLKPEVVFFGEYIPLEKFREAEQLLRSSDALLIAGSSLVVNSGIRLLDRARRRRLPVVIVNRGETRGDKRATVKIDAGASEVLTVLGEALAAV; this is encoded by the coding sequence ATGAGCGTGCTGGATCTGGATGCCGCGACGACGGCCGCCGTGGAACGTGCGATTTCCGCGCTCGCCGGCCATCGCATCGCCGTCCTCACCGGTGCCGGCCTGTCGACGGATTCGGGCATCCCCGACTATCGCGGCAAGGGCGCCCCCGTGCGCACCCCCATGACAGCGCAGGATTTCCTCGCCGACGACGCCTCCCGTCGTCGGTACTGGGTCGGTAGCCACCTCGGCTGGCGGACCTTCGCCGCCGCCTCTCCCAATCAGGGCCATCGCGCGCTCGCCGACCTCGAGAGCGCCGGGATCGCGACGGGCGTCATCACGCAGAACGTCGACGGCCTGCACGTGCGCGCCGGCAGTCGGCGAGTGGTCGAGCTCCACGGGACGATGCGGCGCGTCTCGTGCCTGCGCTGCGGTCAGGTCTTCGACCGTCGCGACCTCGCCGTCCGGATCGAGCGGGACAACCCCTGGATCACGGTGCCGGAGAACGTCGAGTTGGGTCCCGACGGCGACGTGTTGCCCGGTGCGAGCGACGGATTCATCGTGCCCGACTGCTCGGTCTGCGGCGGGATGCTGAAGCCCGAGGTGGTCTTCTTCGGTGAGTACATTCCGCTCGAGAAGTTCCGTGAGGCCGAGCAACTCCTGCGCTCGAGTGATGCACTGCTCATCGCCGGATCGTCGCTGGTGGTGAACTCCGGCATTCGTCTGCTCGACCGCGCCCGCCGCCGCCGCCTTCCCGTGGTGATCGTCAATCGGGGCGAGACCCGCGGCGACAAGCGCGCGACCGTGAAGATCGACGCCGGCGCGTCCGAGGTGCTGACGGTCCTCGGCGAGGCGCTCGCCGCGGTCTGA
- a CDS encoding TrmH family RNA methyltransferase, with protein MTTIRIDDAGDPRLADYRGLTDTALRRVAEPAGGLYIAESAKVISRAVAAGHRPRSLLVQEKWLDDVTALAGDAPVYVVPDTVAEQVTGFAVHRGALAAMHRPAERDPARLLTDARTVVVLEDIVDHTNVGAAFRAAAALGADAVLVSPRCGDPLYRRSVRVSMGTVFQVPWARLPEWDAARSLFVDAGVHLAALALAADAVSLDEFAAARPARLAVLMGSEGDGLSAAALAAADTVVTIPMSGGVDSLNVASAAAVALWALR; from the coding sequence ATGACCACGATCCGGATCGACGACGCGGGAGATCCGCGGCTGGCGGACTACCGCGGCCTCACCGACACCGCACTCCGGCGAGTGGCGGAACCGGCCGGGGGCCTCTACATCGCCGAGTCGGCCAAGGTCATCTCGCGTGCCGTCGCGGCGGGCCACCGCCCTCGTTCCCTCCTCGTGCAGGAGAAGTGGCTCGACGACGTGACGGCGCTCGCGGGCGACGCGCCCGTCTATGTCGTCCCCGACACGGTCGCCGAGCAGGTCACCGGCTTCGCGGTGCACCGGGGAGCGCTCGCTGCCATGCACCGCCCCGCAGAGCGCGACCCCGCACGCCTCCTCACCGACGCTCGAACCGTCGTCGTACTGGAGGACATCGTCGACCACACGAACGTCGGCGCCGCCTTCCGCGCGGCGGCGGCGCTGGGAGCCGACGCCGTCCTGGTCTCACCCCGCTGCGGCGATCCCCTCTACCGTCGCAGTGTGCGGGTGAGTATGGGAACGGTGTTCCAAGTGCCGTGGGCGCGTCTACCCGAGTGGGATGCCGCTCGTTCCCTGTTCGTGGACGCCGGTGTGCACCTCGCGGCGCTCGCGCTCGCCGCCGACGCCGTGTCGCTCGACGAGTTCGCCGCGGCGCGCCCAGCCCGCCTCGCCGTTCTCATGGGCTCGGAGGGCGACGGACTCTCCGCAGCGGCGCTCGCCGCCGCGGACACGGTCGTCACGATCCCCATGTCGGGCGGAGTCGACTCGCTCAACGTGGCGTCCGCCGCGGCGGTCGCGCTGTGGGCCCTCCGCTGA
- a CDS encoding SGNH/GDSL hydrolase family protein, which translates to MLENVPGPDENRSPYIPNPTVHPWRRMVSIGDSFTEGIGDPYPDRPGQHRGWADRVAAVLSSQVDDFAYANLAIRGKLIRQIVDAQIEPALALKPDLITLSAGGNDVIRPQGDPDAVAELFEDAVARLSSQGATLLVFTAIDTEFTPVFRGIRGRVAIYNENIRAIADRYDCIVADQWALKEVQDMRFFDDDRLHYNSLGHHEVARMVLRSLNVPNELQPMAPEALPPTTWRAARANDLVWARTHFVPWVLRRLRHQSSGDEITAKRPEALPFSSHPHGD; encoded by the coding sequence ATGCTCGAGAACGTCCCGGGCCCGGACGAGAACCGTTCGCCCTACATCCCCAATCCGACCGTCCATCCCTGGCGGCGAATGGTGTCGATCGGCGACTCCTTCACCGAGGGGATCGGCGACCCCTACCCCGACCGCCCGGGTCAGCACCGCGGCTGGGCGGATCGTGTCGCCGCCGTCCTGTCCTCGCAGGTCGACGACTTCGCGTATGCGAACCTCGCGATCCGGGGCAAGCTGATCCGCCAGATCGTCGACGCGCAGATCGAGCCGGCCCTCGCGCTCAAGCCCGATCTCATCACGCTCTCCGCCGGCGGCAACGACGTGATCCGTCCCCAGGGTGATCCGGACGCCGTCGCCGAATTGTTCGAGGATGCCGTCGCCCGCCTCTCGTCGCAGGGCGCGACACTCCTCGTGTTCACCGCCATCGACACCGAGTTCACCCCCGTCTTCCGCGGTATCCGAGGTCGTGTGGCGATCTACAACGAGAACATCCGCGCCATCGCAGACCGCTACGACTGCATCGTGGCCGACCAGTGGGCGCTCAAAGAGGTGCAGGACATGCGCTTCTTCGACGACGATCGCCTGCACTACAACTCGCTCGGCCACCACGAGGTCGCCCGCATGGTGCTGCGCTCACTGAACGTGCCGAACGAGCTGCAGCCGATGGCTCCCGAGGCGCTTCCGCCGACGACGTGGCGCGCTGCCCGCGCGAACGACCTCGTCTGGGCACGCACACACTTCGTGCCCTGGGTGCTGCGGCGTCTTCGGCACCAGTCCTCGGGCGACGAGATCACGGCGAAGCGCCCCGAGGCTCTCCCGTTCTCCAGCCACCCGCACGGGGACTGA